A genomic stretch from Sebastes fasciatus isolate fSebFas1 chromosome 23, fSebFas1.pri, whole genome shotgun sequence includes:
- the LOC141762058 gene encoding uncharacterized protein LOC141762058, producing the protein MLDCRAPSEPEETLLLELLLELLQKLLKLLLKLLKLLKLLKLLLKLLLELLLKLLKLLLKLLLELLQKLLKLLLKLLKLLLELLLKLLKLLLKLVLELLLKLLKLLLKLLLELLLKLLLLKLLLLKLLLLKLLLLKLLLLKLLLLKLLLLKLLLLKLLLDDSQTHYRQYLEGLTCFTKCVQFPLLPTASLKMTFSSSSTTVPADQ; encoded by the exons ATGTTAGACTGTAGAGCTCCTTCAGAGCCAGAGGAGACA ctgctgctggagcttcTGCTGGAGCTTCTGCAGAAGCTGCTGAAGCTTctgctgaagctgctgaagctgctgaagctgctgaagctgctgctgaagctgctgctggagcttctgctgaagctgctgaagcttctgctgaagctgctgctggagcttcTGCAGAAGCTGCTGAAGCTTctgctgaagctgctgaagctgctgctggagcttctgctgaagctgctgaagCTTCTGCTGAAGCTGGTGCTGGAGCTTctgctgaagctgctgaagcttctgctgaagctgctgctggagcttctgctgaagctgctgctgctgaagctgctgctgctgaagctgctgctgctgaagctgctgctgctgaagctgctgctgctgaagctgctgctgctgaagctgctgctgctgaagctgctgctgctgaagctgctgctggatgACTCACAGACTCACTACAGGCAGTATTTAGAAGGTCTGACATGTTTTACAAAGTGTGTACAGTTTCCATTATTACCTACCGCTTCACTGAAGATGACGTT tagtagtagtagtactactgtCCCTGCTgatcagtag